Part of the Vigna angularis cultivar LongXiaoDou No.4 chromosome 1, ASM1680809v1, whole genome shotgun sequence genome, CTTTTGACCTTCCTATATATAACCAACGTCAAAACGCAAAAAATGAAGCTCTTGCACATCGTACTAAATGATTTAACCTGAACAAATTATTGAAGAGAGTTATGAACGGAGAAAATTGTTGttgtgagagagatgaaagagaaaaggttgagaggaatgaaagaggtgagtaagggtttgagggtttcttgttttttagttttgagaatgaaaattattcaaatatccttgaccttaaaacttagaaagCAATGAACGACTCGGTAATGGATCAGGCCCTAGCCAAAGGCTAAGCtcatttttatatgtttaacaGATGGTCAGGTAGCGAATTCTGGATACTCATGTTGATTAAACATTATTAAGTCAAGTTACTAACTTGAGTGTCAGAGTATCTTCTGCAGGCACCTTCCCCTACGACTAGGACAAGGAGAGGAGAGAGAGTAGCGTAACTGGATGATGcaagttagcaaacccatatatatatatatatatatatatatatatatatatatatatatatatatatatatatatatatatatatatatatatatatatatatatatatatatatatatatatatgctaacCGTAAATTCTACCATAAATCcatattttagcaatgtgtaccaggttttagtagacaaaaatacccttatatatcatggattctaagttttaaggttaaaggtattttaataattttcattctaagaaaaaaaaaagaaacccaaacccttgctcacctccctcattcatctcaaccctttctctttcatctctctcactccaacaatTTCTCTATCATCCTATGGTAGCctaactgaaaaaaatcagaaacactggcggttaaacaatcttacaaaaaatgattttataatgagttttcattttataatttttgtcttatctaattttatccaattttcacaagcataaaggatttggtaattgacctggaaaaaaatcagaaatacttgcgattaaacaatttcttacaaaaaatgattttataatgaattttcattttataatttttgttttatctgattttatctaattttcacatgcataatgacatcaaaggaattgttaattggcctggaaaaaatcaggaacactcgttgttaaacaatttcttacaaaaaatgattttataatgagtttttattttataatttttctcgtatataattttatctaattttcacaagcataatgacatccaaaggaattggtaattggcctggagggtttttttagagatgatgattcaacatatgaagatgatgaaattagagaggttagtgaagatgatgaaattaaagagatcttgaatgaatctttacttgaaggtgaatatgtcaatgactcaactctttacaaaggcaaattgtttaacgacaagtgttggggtttctttttttagttttgagaatgaaaattattaaaataccctttaaccttaaaacttagaatccatgatatatacaatatttttgtctactaaaacccggtacacattgttaaaatgtaccaactgaaaagcgtacgcgcgttaacaaacccatatgtatatatatatatattaagatcgccgctatatataatatatatatatatatatatatatatatatatatatatatatatatatatatatatatatatatatatatatatatagaataaaacaagatatttaaaattatgaaaaatgcgtctcaattatttaattcaaaaataaattttaaaagtgtgtATGTCATTCATAAAAACATGATACTATAATTAatctttgaaaataaatttgaatttagttatataacattaattttataaaagagtCATGTGCCATTATTTCTTCGTGTCTCCCTTTCAGTTGGCCCAATCTACATTTGGTGAGATTTTTCTGCCACATGTGCTATTGCgtttttttattgttggatCTCATTAATGTTACATGAGAAAATTCACAAACCTTAGGATAATATGCAGCTATTTATCCTTCATGGTTTCTGATAACAAATTTCTCCTTATTTATTTTGAGGGAATGCATTATCAGATGATTGTGACAGAGTTTCATTTCACATTTCTGGAGGGTAGAACGGAATTAGCAGGTATGTTATGGAATATCACTGCTAAATTTACATTATCTAATTTTTCTTGTTACAGTGAGAAGTAATAGCAGTAGTATTAAGTGATGTTCGAAATCTACAAACTCTTTCACTACAGAAATGTGGTTCCAGATCTGACGAGGGAAAAAAAGGGCACAAAAATTAAGATATCAAGGACACTACAGTATACTCCTTTTTTTTCGTGCAGTACATGCATCTTTTTACATATCATAAGATGCCTGATACAAAGTGAACACACCCTTATTAATGAAAAGCTGGAGCTGTCAGTTACCAAATCTATGCATGCTGCAATCTTCTTTTTAATGAAGTAGAAAAACTGAGTTCATAGAAAACATTACCTTCCCATATGATCACCAGACTTTCTGATAATCATTGCAATCAATTTCTATACACCTGCATAACCATTTCCTTATTGACTACTTTGtccatatatattaattatccTTGGAAATGAAGCACTAGGTGTTTGGATACCATGGAGCTGTGCACAGATCCTACTCCTTTAGAATCACAAGGTAGGCATGGAATTGATATTGAAGAAGACTAATTCAACATCATGTTTATACTGCTTGAATCTTCTTGTTTAGTTACTATAAACCCTTTACTTTGTAGATATGCTTATAATCCATACTCATATTACCTGATGTAAAATGACCAGAAAGACTCGTCAGAAGCATCATAGCCAAATAAAGCTTGATGGGTTGCTTCCCGATATAGAATAACACACAGAATAGCACTCCTTTTGAGGCGTCAGATAACGAGAGAGGACAGGGAAATATCATCAAGAAATAAGTCTGCCCATTTCCGAACTTCATTGTGCACACTGTCTGTTTGAAAAATCGTTGAAAAGTAGTGAGAAATTACGTTTAGACGAAGTGTTGAAACTACATTAGTTTTTCAGTTAGAAGTTACATCTTAAGTGAGAAACCAAGTTAACATGCTTGTAACTGCATCTATTATTAGCACACCAAAATGAGAGTAGTTGAGAGAGAGACCAAGTTTGATGCTAAAAGCACTCTCAATAATTAAACAACATCATATAGTCTATAAACCTGGTTCAAACCTTGAGATTATAGCCGGTGGCTGCATTCAAAATAGGAATATTCAAGTGTCACCTTAAAAATCTGTACACCATAGCAGATTGCCAGCAGAACCCTTTGGTTCTGGATATGATGAGTGTTGCAGTCATGGGGCCAACCACATGGACCAGGGGTCTCTTGGCCTTCAATTTTATGCCTACTGGCAAGGAAATCACTAACTCCAGATTTTGACTCAACCTAAAATACCATGTTGAAAGGGACCAGTGCAGGTTGCTCACAAATCACTAACAGACACTACTTCAATATTTTGTCTCCAACCATGTACAAAAAGTCTTGAAAGTAATATTAATGCATGCATCTCAAAAGGCACCACTCTTTGATGTATCATTTGTAGCACTGGTCCCAATAGGAAAAGATTCCTTCCCTTCTTATCGATTACAGTCTTACTCTTGTTAGTGAATGCAAGTCCAAAGTCTATTTTCTTTCAGAGACAATTCTGTTTGAGGAATAATTGAATAAGAAATATATACACTTCTTCCCATGGGAGACTTGTACTCTGGTTTGTCACGTTAACCTCTTCTGCAGGTCCAGGTCTTCTGCAGAGAAGGAGTAGTCTCACCTAAATATCACGATGGCAACTTCTCAATGTGTCTACATCGATCTAGAATTGCACAAGGCTAATTTGAAGTCGCTGTGATCGATGTCATTTTCATACAATGAATGAGATACTCACTTAGGAGCAATCTGATTCCCAAGCTTCAAAGGCCACATCTGCCACTTGCTTAAGGCATGTTTAACGAACTGTCGCATTTAAAGATGAACTACAGTAAGTAAAATACCCCTCTAGTATCAACTTGAAAGGAAAAAAAGCTAACAAACTGTCAAAAAATGAAAGCTCCCAGCTCATAATGAGAATTATGCCATGTCTTTTTGTCAGTGAGAGTTTCATGCATGAGAACGCCTTATATTCTTGTAGCGTTTCATTGGAAAGATTGAGACAATATAATATGCAATTTGTAGTAGTAGTTGCTTCTGGTGAGcaaaatataaaagtgaatGTGCATCTCGAGTAAACTTGGATTAATATGTAAGAAGtcaaatattttgttgacaACTTACTTTGTGAATAAAACTGATTCACTTGtgttattgttttgttattCATGCAATCAATAATACAATTTATCAACTATTCAAAACTCTAAGAGCTACTACGTTAACTATCCATAAGACTCCAAGATATTTAAAATGTGGTATGACAGCAAATAAAACTTGCAGTTCTCATGTAATTTGGATGTTGGTCCTTTGCCACATATAATGAACTTCTGTCTCAAGGAAAGTCAACCAATGATTCATTAACCAGTTCATGTTTTTCCTACCTCGGAATCTACTAATCAACAGTTAAACACATGGAAACCACTTGATTTTGGTGTGAACTGTTTTCCTCTAATAAACTTGATGGCTGGCTGATATCTACATTAATTGAACAACGTGACACTTTAAAAGGCAGGTGAATAAACCAGAATAGAATGGCGGGTGCAGTTGAAAAATAACCATACCAAGTGCAGTTCGACATTTAATAGCACTAACTTTGTAACACACGTCACGCCTACCTTAAGggtcaaattaaaattatagtcACTGCTTCAATAGTAAAGACACAATCCATCCTTCCATAAACACACACATAAAGagacatatattatattatatgtatgaAATGTTTGATCGACGCCTGCATCAGTCGAGAAGAGACATTAAACAAGTTAAGACAATAATCTGTTTTTCACatgtgaaaatataattgacAATGAATGCCTACAAGTTAGCAAATAACAATGAATAATACGACCACGGATCGAAAGAAAAGAAACTTCCTTGGCATATACGTACAAGTAACTATATTGTAATTGGCGACCAAGTGAAACGAATTTCGATCAAAATTGAGTCAAATGCTTCCTAGAGTGGACATTAAACTCATTTCTTGCccagagaaaaagaaatgcaCCTAATTACACTATAGTTTCCGATGAGCAGTGGCAATTACCAAAAATGTACGAGACAGAGAGGAGTGAGATGGCACAAGTTTGGAGGCCTACATGTAAAAGTctcattatatttttctaagttTCTGTTTATCGGATTAACAAGATAAACTAAAAGGgttaaaaaatcagaaaaatgtGGCCAAATGAAACAAAGTGACAGCGATCTACTACCAGACAATCTCGCTGGTTGTCCATGCTGCGATATGCTTGGAGAGACACGTGGCAACAGAAAACACCAAAGTGACAAGTTAAAAGGTGGTGAGTGACTCATGTCTAATCCATTTGAAGGACCCTGATATTATATATGGACGTATTTATTTATACTAAGAAATAAGTTATTGTGTGACACAGTTTTCTAACATTAGTGTCTTAGCATAGGACAACAAAAATCTGTGTTGACTCCCTCCCTTCCTCCCTTCACCATATCATTATTAAGAGagaaacaaaaaagagaaagagagagagagagagaaagagagggtGTGTGTGATCTTGCAAGTTCTGTTCCGGCAACACCAACAAGGCATGGCGATTTCAGGGTCGGAGACTCAGAGTTCGTCCTCACTGAAAATTGTGTCTCAGGTGGAAGTGGAGTGTGTGAAATGCGACTCGTGCGGGTTCACAGAGGAATGCACGCCTGCGTACATCTCGAGGGTGCGTCAGAGGTACCAGGGTCGGTGGCTCTGTGGGCTGTGCGTGGAGGCTGTGAAACACGAGGTGGTGAGATCAGAAAGTGTCATCACCACCGAAGAAGCCCTGGACCGCCACATCACTTTCTGCAGAGAGTTCCGATCATCCACCGTTCTCAACGAAACTGAGCACCCCATCTTCGCCATGGGACGCCTCCTCCGCCGGAGCCTCGATTCTCCCAAGCCTCTCCGATCGAACTCCACTGGAGCTCTCGGGGTTAAAGCCCTGCAATTGATTCGATCGGAGAGTTGCTTCTCTTCAATCTCCGGCTAAAAGGTCTgttcttttttctgttttgttttagGCTCTTGCAGTTGCAGGTTAAGCATGAAGCATAGAATTGAATACTCTGTGTGTAAATGTTTTTCTGTGACTGTGACAGGTTTTAGAAATCTACAACAAAGGCTCTAACACTGCCCCTTTATGCTTAGATTGATTCAGGGATTTATCCCATGATGACTTTAATACTAGCTCCTTTTTTCTATGATCTTTAATGTATATACAGACTGAttatcaaattcataaattgAGTTCTTCTAATCTGTTTCCCTTCTCGGTGTTTTCTTGAAAAAGCAAAATTTAGATACATTTTTCGTGTGTTTCTAGTACTGTTTTCTGATGCTAATCTTTACTATGCCGAAGATTATTAAAGTAAAACTGAAATTTTGattgaaatataataatgaaagCACGTAAGAAACCATCCTAAAGAGCATAAAACTTGATGAATATTTCGAGCGGATTTTTGTTTCTCCATTCTGGTTCAACGTATTTCCGTATGCTGTtaatttgttatgtttaactttGGCATTGAGGTTGTAAAGGAAATCTGCTTTAAGGAAATAAAGCTGAAAAGTCTTGCAACTGCTGAATTTGAATCAGAACAGAACAAAAAGACAGCGCAAAGTTCCGATTATGATGGCTGGCTCAATGCTCAAGCAGTCCTGaaaaggaaccatttttttctttcattggcTATAGCTGTAAGCTTAAAAGAATATGAGAATCTTCAACCTTTTCCAAGCTAATAATTACAGGTGTGCTTAGCTGTTTGTGTCAATTTGCAGCATGGCCATTTAACAGTGATGCCTTcattttgataataataataataataataaaaagaaagatattAAGGAAAGTTGTTTAAATGGGGGCATTTTGCATGAGATATATTTACACAAGAGGAAGGTGCAGGGAAATTTCCCTCCAGTGAAAGAGCCATCGCTTTTGTTGGAAAAGTTTAGCATTTCCAAGCTACAGTTAGTATGAGTATGCGAGCCAAAGTTTAGATCAGAATTTGGGTCACAGAAAAAATACACTGGACTGGATTGAAGCTGCAAAAAGTTGCACATCTTTCATCTTATGTTCCTTTTCTTGTGCTTCTATCGGAATGTCTTGTGATGCATTGCTTTTTTCATACCTGAATTGCATTGCTTTGCATTTCATGCGTTCAGGGGTATAACTTTTTGTAACTTTTACAGTGTGATCGTCCACTTGGATCCTTTGGCATTAGAGCTCTTTATTGACAAAGAACAACATGGTTGTGTTGTGTCTGATGTGAACCTTCGGGGTGCATCTTCTTCTCCAGGAGTTTTCTGCAAATTGTAACATGATATACCCCGAAACTGACAAAGAAAACAAGTGGGGTCAAGTATACACATCCAACAAATCGgaacattattaattatattatatgtcgTTTTATTGCCATTTGCGTGTTTTTATTGAAGACTTGGAGCTCATTCACtcgaagataaaaagataaaaatatttaaacaagaGCTCGTTCACTTTACGTTTCTTCCAGCTAGTTAACTTTGCTCCAACACATTTTCAAAGTTTGTGTTTACGTGTTTCTGTTAGAgtaaaataccaaaatcatcTACTATTTTACTACATATAggtacattaaaaaaaattaagagagtCAACGACTTACAAGGTCGCGTATTGTGGTGTCTAACCACAATTTCTCAGTGGCAGATCTTGAGACATACGTGTAGACAGCATGAGGATTATCTTAATTTAATGCTAGAAAGTATAAGATAAACGAATGTCAGAAGCAAATAAGC contains:
- the LOC108337395 gene encoding uncharacterized protein LOC108337395, giving the protein MAISGSETQSSSSLKIVSQVEVECVKCDSCGFTEECTPAYISRVRQRYQGRWLCGLCVEAVKHEVVRSESVITTEEALDRHITFCREFRSSTVLNETEHPIFAMGRLLRRSLDSPKPLRSNSTGALGVKALQLIRSESCFSSISG